GGCTGCAGAGTTGCATTTTGACTTGAGTGATACGCCCATTACACTTACAAGAAGCTCATCAGCATAGTTTGGTTCTATACATTTGGGAGTCGCTGAAAATTGAATATGTCCGTATCGTTCTAGGTCATGTAATGCTATTTTTACTTTATCCGAGTCGTCTGCCCGGACTAACGCGAATGATTTCATTTTTTACACACCACCAATCTACTGAAGTTATCCCCATTTCGATATGGATTTACCCCTATAATAAACTTTGTGTATGAAACGGCTTAGTAGACGACCATTACTATTCCAGGCGAATGCGGCATCCTTAGCATATTAATTGTACTAAAAATGGTCATTTCCGGAGCCGTAGTATTTTGTCCGCCTTTCTTCTTATGCAGAATATGCTAAAAAATTACAGGGGTGATCCACAATATCTTTTTTCAAGATTTCGTATGCTTCTCCACGGAATGAAACCGTTATCCTATAGTTATAGGCATCGTATATATATTCGTTTTGAAATAATATTTCCTTCACAAGAAAACTTTACTCAAAGTCCTGTTTTACTTGCGCTTTTTTTAAAAAAATATTTTTTTTCTTTTGATATTATGTAATTACTTTTTGATTGCGTACACTCTATTTTTTAACTCTCCAGATCAATCTGAATAATATTTTTTTCTGAGCTGTCTCTTAATTAAACGAGTGTTCAAGCCGTGATTGTTTTTATATATTTACTTAATATCATTTCTCAATTATATAAAATAAACATTATATCTAACTTCACAGATGAAGTTCTGTCATAAAAGCCAGAATTTACTTCACCAGATGGTATCTTTTATTTAGAACCTTACCATATCATATACCGAAACAGTATACAAAAATATTTATCATAGGACTCTCTGTGTTCTTTTTTTCATCTCCATGTATGAAAAAATTCAAACACTCCATGGACTGGGTCCTTCTCTTATAATTTCAATTAATTACATCTTACTTAGCTCTTTGACCCTGAAGTCTGGTTCAATAACCGGGTTCTGTTTAAGAACCGTTTACAGTCTATCAGGTGAAGTCTTCATAGTTATTGCATAAAGACGGTGAGTATATGGCTGAAGATATTGAAACTAAAGTGATTAAGGCGAAAAAAGCTTCAATTGAGCTTTCCAGTATAAGTGAAGAGGTAAAAAACAGGGTTCTTAAAGCTATGGCAGAAGCCCTGGATAAGGAGAGAAAAATTATCCTTGAGGCAAATTCAAAGGATCTTGAACATGCAGCCGGACTGAAGGATGCCGGGAAGCTCACCCAGGCCCTTGTAGACAGGCTTAAGGTTACGGACTCAAAGATTGACGGGATGATAGCAGGAATCAGGGATGTCATAAAGCTAAAAGACCCTGTGGGAGAAACGCTTTCCACACTCGAACTCGACAGAGACCTGATCCTCTATCAGGTTAGCTGCCCTATAGGCCTTATAGGAGTTATCTTTGAGTCCAGACCGGACGTCGTACCCCAGGTAATGTCCCTCTGTCTGAAAAGTGGGAACGCAACAATTTTCAAAGGTGGAAGTGAGGCAAGGGAGTCAAACCGTACTATTTTTGATATCCTTGTAAGAGCTATAGAATCCACTGAGGGCATGCCGAAAGGAGCTTTCCAGCTCATGGAAACCAGAGAAGAGATCATGAGCCTTTTAAGCCTTGATGCATATGTCGACCTCCTTATTCCGAGAGGTTCCAATGAATTTGTCAAATTCATCCAGGATAACACAAAGATCCCTGTACTCGGGCACACAAGTGGTATCTGTCACATTTACGTGGATGAGTTTGCAGATCTTGATACGGCCTGGAAGGTTTGTTTTGATGCAAAGGTCCAGTATCCCGCAGTCTGCAACGCCATAGAAACCCTGCTTGTAAACCGCAGCATTGCAGAAACTTTTCTGCCGAAGATGGCGGAAATGTACATCAAGGCAGGAGTTGAACTGCGCTGCGATAAGGACAGCTATTCTCTGCTTACAAAAAAAGGTCTTTCTTCTTTCTCAAGAGCAACTGAAGAGGACTGGAGCCTTGAATATAATGACCTTATCCTTTCAATAAAACTCGTGGATACAATAAAGGAGGCAATTGATCATATAAACACCTTCGGTTCTCACCACACCGATGGAATAATCACCGAAAATGCTTCACGGAGGAAAGAGTTCATAGGATTAGTCGACTCTTCAAGCGTCATGGTGAACGCTTCAACCCGTTTTGCGGACGGTTACAGGTATGGAAAGGGTGCCGAGGTCGGGATCAGTACGAACAAGATCCACTCCCGGGGACCTGTTGGTATGGAAGGGTTGCTGATTTACAAGTATATCCTTATGGGTAAAGGTCAGGTTGTTGCCGACTATGCAGGAGAAAACGCAAAACCCTATACTCACAGGAAGCTTGACCTTAAGTTTGAGGATGTGAATTAACACATCCTTGAATAAATACGTCCTTGAATATTTATGATATGTTTATATATTTGAATTGAAATACCAGCGCAGGTTAAGTGCAGAAACCGGGAATCCCGGCTGCAGCTGAGATCAACTGCAGTCGCCTTCCAAATAACCTCAAGAGGCACTTCCATTGACAGATAGAAAACAATTTTTCCATGATGTTAATAAAATCGTTATTAAAATCGGAACTTCTTCAATCACCAGAAAGGGCTGTGACAATACTAAAGAAAACTGCAACATTGATCCGGTATTCATGGAAAGCATAGCTTTCCAGGTTTCAGAGCTCAGAAAACAGGGAAAAGAGATAATTCTTGTAAGTTCGGGAGCAATAGGTGTAGGGCTTAACGAGCTGGGCATAGCTCCCAAACCTCGTGAAATCCCTATCAGACAGGCGGCTGCAGCTGTCGGGCAAAGCATACTGATGCAGGACTGGAGCAGGGCTTTTTCTAAATATGGGATGAAAGTTGCTCAGATCCTTCTTACCTACGAATTTTATTCCGATAGAGTAACCTATCTTAACCTGAGAAACAGCATCTCAACCCTTCTGGAATACGGTGTCGTCCCGATAATAAACGAAAATGACTGTACCTGTACAAATGAGATTGAAGCGATCTTCGGGGACAATGACAAGCTCTCTGCAATGGTTGCAAGCAAAATTGATGCTGACCTCCTGGTCATTCTTTCGGACATTGACGGGCTCTATGACAGGAACCCAAAAACGCATAGTGACGCAAAACTGCTGACCCTTATAAAAAAGATCACACCTGAGATTGAAAGCTACGGGGGCGACCCTACGAGCTTCAAAGGCGTGGGAGGGATGCGGACCAAGATAAAAGCTGCGAAAATCTGTAGCATGGCAGGCTGCTATGTCGTGATTGCAAATAGTGAATTAGAGGATGCAGTCCTGAAGATCGTTTCAGGAGAAGAAATAGGGACTCTTTTCCTTGCTGAGAGGCATGTTCAGAAAAACCGCGCTCGCTGGATCATCCTTGCCAGGGCTTCCGGTACAATCCGTGTGGATGCCGGGGCAAAAGCTGCGGTCCTGGGGAAAAACAGTCTTCTCCCGGCAGGCATTATGGACGTGGAAGGAACATTTGATCGAGGAGATGTCGTAAAACTCGAGTGTGAAGGTAAAGTCTTTGCAAAAGGGATTACTGACTATACTTCTGAAGAGCTCGTTAAAATAAAAGGAACTCATACTGACCGGATTGAAAGCGTTCTGGGCTATAGTAATTACAACAATGTTATTAAAAAGGAAAATATCGGTATACTGGAAGAATTGAACTAATCCCGCAGGGCTCATGAAGACTCTGGAACCCTCTGGTCCTTGAACCATATCTCAATCCTGGGAGACCGGACTACTCCCTACTTAATTCTCTGAAGAGTCGACGGGTAACAAATGCGGCAAGCTTTGAACTAATCTCTTGCCTTAAGCTTTGAGATCAGTCCCTCTTAAACACAGCTAATTTACGGTCAATTTGTAGTCAGTTTACAGTTAATTTACAGTTAATTTACAGTTATTTTCTGGAAATAAGGAGATTTTATACATGACAAACCGAAAAATAGGATTCATCGGGGCAGGGAAAATGGGTTCTGCTCTTATGCAGGGCATCATTAAAGCCGAAATCGTACCGCCTGAAAATATCGGTGCAAGCGATGTATACGAGCCTTTTTTAAAAGAGCTGCAGGCAAAGCTGGGAATCCGTGTATCAACAGATAATGCTGTTATTGTCAGAGAGTCGGATATTCTCATTCTTGCAGTAAAGCCCCAGACTCTGGGTTCTGTGCTTGCAGATTTGAGAAACGAAATTACTTCTGAAAAACTCGTGATCTCAATTGCTGCAGGAGTGCCTCTCTCCACCTATGAGGGTGCTCTACTTGAAGGCACCAGGGTTGTGCGTGTTATGCCAAATATAGCAGCTACGGTTTCGGAGGCTGCTTCAGGAATTTCTCCAGGAAAGAACGCAACCCCTGAGGATGTGAAAGCTGCCCTTGAGATCTTTTCTGCTGTCGGCACGGCAGTTCAGGTGCCTGAATCCCTGATGGATGCCGTTACCGGGCTTTCTGGCAGCGGGCCTGCTTTCATTTTCCCGGTCATAGAGGCTATGGCTGACGGAGCTGTTCTTGAAGGTATGGACAGGAAAAGTGCCCTTACTCTTGCAGCTCAGACCGTACTCGGAGCCGCAAAAATGGCACTTGAGACAGGCATGCATCCGGGAGAACTCAAAGATATGGTTACGTCTCCTGCCGGAACCACTATTCAGGGAATTCATGCCCTCGAAGAAGCCGGAATCAGGGCAGCCTTTATGAATGCAGTCATAAGGGCAAGTGAGCGCTCAAAAGAACTTGGGAAGAAGTGAAATTAGTTTCTTCCTTTCTCTTTGATTTTATCTCAATCTATTTTTTTTATAAGTTTTAAAAGCGTAAATTTATTAAGAAAAAAGCAGGTTTCGAGACAAATTTTTCCTTTTTTCTACTTTCTGACATCCCTGATGTTATTCATCTTTAACTTTTTTCCAGTAGTTAACGGTCAATTATTATAAAATTAGGTAAATTTTATATATTAGTGCCTTCAATATTAATTACCTGATAAAAGCTGAGCATGCATAACTGGGATTAACGGGGTCATACTGCATTTTTTTACCTGCTTTTAATATGGAAATCTACATTTCCGTGAATGGGAGTACGTTCTCAAGGCGAAGTTTTCCATATTTGATTGAGGCAGTCGAATGAACTGAAACATCGCTTAATCAAAAAAGAAAATAAATCCAAAATCGTGATGAACTGCGGTGAAACGGGGTTCTGGACCTTCTCCGTTCGCCATGGAGGAATCTCTTATGAGTTAAGAGGTTCCTCTTCAAATCCTTTTTATTCAGTTTACTTCCTACTTATTATTCGTTGCAGGTTTTTATCTAAAAAAGTAGAATAACGTTTTTTATATCCTTAAAAAAGTAAAGTAATGATTTTTAATGTTCTAAAGTTATTTCTGGGTATCCTTTTTCAGGCATATAAACCAGTCGAGGCAGCATTTGCCTTCTTCTTCTTTTCCAAGCCTTTCTTTTACTCCTTCCATTGTATTAGGAGGCGGGATGATCACATCATCTCCTGGCTGCCAGTTAGCCGGAGTTGCAACTTTCTCGGTTTCATTCTTCTGCAGGGCGATCACAAGCCTCTTGATCTCCTGCATATTCCTTCCGGTTGACAGCGGGTAATAGAGTATTGCTCTGATTTTTGCCTCAGGGTCTATGATAAATACAGCTCTTACAGCCTGTGTAGTTGAGGCTTTTGGCTGAACCATGCCATACTTTTTTGCAACGTCCATCTTCAGGTCAGCTATTACCGGGAATTTGACTTCTACATTTTTCATTCCATTATATTGTATTTTTTCCTCGATCCGTTTAAGCCAGGCAATATGGGAAAAGATACTGTCTATGGAGAGTCCTATGAGTTCTGTATTCATTTTTCTGAAATCTTCCTGCATACTGGCGAAGGTCATGAATTCCGTAGTGCATACAGGCGTAAAGTCTGCAGGATGGCTGAAAAGGATAACCCATTTTCCTTTATAGTCATCCGGGAAATTGATTGTTCCCTGTGTTGTCACTGCGGTAAATGAAGGGGCGTCTTCTCCAATGAGAGGCATATGTATTTGCTCGGATACTGCTTCCATAATGTTCTCACCTCATATTTTACTGCCATCTTTCTCCGTTATCTGAAGTACGATTTCAGGTTATCGGCACCGAATCCTGAAAACCACTACCTGTTCCCTTAATCGTCCCCAAAAACTACCTTACTATTATTTTCCGTTGTTATATATCCCTTACTGATGAACGGAAGAAAAACCCTTCTTTTTGGAAATTCCGCTTTTATAATCTTTTTTATAATATCCTGGCTTATTTCTTCAATAAGTCTCATGCTCCTTTTTGCCTGAAAAACAATTTATGTAAGCAACTCCTTTTTGTATGGGGGTTAAATGAGAGAGTTTTCTCGACCGAAGGTTGTTGTTAGCAGATGTCTTGAGTTCGATCACTGTCGATATAACGGAGATATGATTAGCAGTCCTGTGGTGGTAAAACTTAAGAAACACGCTGATTTTCTGCCTGTCTGTCCGGAAGTGGAAATAGGGCTTGGAGTCCCAAGAGACCCTGTGAGAATTATCCTTGATGGAGGGGATCACAGGCTTATTCAACCTTCGAGCGGGAAGGATGTCACTGAGAACATGAAAGCTTTCTGCACCAATTTCCTTGATTCTATAGAAGATATCGATGGTTTTATCCTGAAGTTCAGGTCTCCGTCCTGCGGGTTCAAAGATGTGAAGATTTACCCATCTGCCGGAGAGCGGGGTGCAGTTGAAAAAGCTTCAGGATACTTTGGGGGAGCAGTTCTTGAGAAGTACCCTCACCTTGCTATTGAGGATGAAGGCAGGCTCAGGAATGCCCGGATAAAAGAGCATTTTCTCACGAAAATTTTTACATTTGCAGCCTTTCGGAAAGTAAAGTCCGAAGGCAGTATGAAGGATCTGATTAACTTCCATATGCAGAACAAATTTCTTCTTATGGCTTACAATCAGACTGAACTCCGTAAACTAGGGGAAATTGTCGCAAATAGAGAGGATAAGCCCATCAAAGTGCTGATTTCCGATTATGAAAAGCACCTTCAAAGTGCTCTCTCCAGAGCTCCCAGATATACTGCAACCATCAATGTGTTAATGCATGCTTTCGGACATTTTTCGGATCAGCTTTCGAGTCGTGAGAAGACCCTGTTCTTTGACTGGGTCCAGAAGTACAGAGAAGGAAAAGCTTCGCTCTGTCCTGCACTAAACACACTCAGGTTATGGATTGTAAGGTTTGAGAGCAACTACCTCATGCATCAGACCTTTTTTGAACCGTATCCCGAAGATTTGATGGAAATAGATCCCATAGAATCTCACTTGAGAGAAGATCTCTGGAAATAAGGTTTTATTAAGGTGTTTCTGGATAGGTGTTAATCGTGAAAGCTAGAACCAAACTGACATTTCTTTTCTTACTCACTTACCTGGCAGGGGTTATCTTCTTCTGGCCTTTTTCTGAGGTATCCGGGGGTTCTGGCAACGAAGGAACACAAGAAAACTTACTGGGAACAGAGAGCGAGAATTTTTATATTTCTGATAATCTTGTCACAGAAGAATCCACAGTATCAGGAGGGCCTTCCAGATCCTATTCCTGGAACTATGAGGGTTACCGATGGCACCTTACTTTACTGCTTGACGATAAGCTCTATGATGCATACAAGTCAAGGACGCGCAAAAGAGACTATGACCTTTTTGCTTCTGACCCGTATGATGACTGGTTAATTAAAAATATTGCAGATACTCTCCTTTCCCTCTCAAAGGAGTATGGGCTTGAGGAAAAGAAGATACCGGGTCTTTGTGTTTCTTTTATTCAGTCCCTGAACTATACCTCAGACCTTGCAAGTTCCGGATATGATCAATATCCTCGTTTCCCTTACGAGACTCTCTATGATAATGGGGGAGACTGTGAGGATACCTCTATTCTTTCGGTAGCAATCCTGCAGGAAATGGGATACGATGTCGTCCTCCTGGAACTTCCGGAACATATGGCCCTCGGAATAAAATGCGATCCTGAAACGGAAGGTCGGAGTTTTGAATATAACAATAACTGCTATTACTATCTGGAGACTACGGGAAGCAACTGGCAGATAGGGGAAATGCCTGAAGAGTATGAGAACGAGCAAGTTGATGTCATTCCTGTGTACAGAAGACCCTTTGTTAATCTTGATTTCAGTGCTCAATGCGAGTACTCGCACAAAGAAGGGGTGGTAGATGTTAACGTCACTCTGAGAAACGTGGGCTCCGAGATCGCTGAAAATGCCACCGTTTACGTTGCCCTTCAGGCGGAGGATGAGAGTACCGCATGGGATCAGGTAGAAAGTGATCCTGTAAGAGTCGAGCCGGAAGTGGCTTATCATTTTACTGCAAAGGGGCTAAGAGTTCCGGGAGGCAAGACTTTCAGGGTATATGTGCGAACTGTCGGGGAAAATCTTTTCTCTGAAGAAATTACGAGTGAATGGGTAAGTATCTGATAGAAAAGTTTCCTTGGTTTGCAGGTTAAACTTAAAATCCGAAACTTCAATAAATTTAGACAAACTCAAAAAAATAGAGAGTTATCTATAAATTGCATATATGCAATCCATTATATTAGGGAAAATTAAGTAAAACCCGGACTAATCAAATGGTCTGATATTCTTCAGACAACTCAGGATGTTTTTCTGGGGTGGAGGCAATGATATGAAGAAACTATACAGGTCAAAGAGGAACAAAATTATTGCCGGCGTATGTGGGGGTATAGGCGAATACCTTGATGTGGATCCTACGCTTGTAAGGCTTTTATGGGTCCTCCTTTCTCTGCAGGGGATTGGAATAATCGGTTACATTATAGCCTGGATTATAATTCCCGAAGAACCTTAAAAAATTGGAAGCTTCAGACTCCTGAAGTGCTTCTTCCTTTTTGTATAAACTTGCAGTAAATCAGCAAACATACTGCAATACTCTTTTTCATAATTGAATTCCCGGAAAAGAATCCTCGGGAATTTTTCAGTTTACTGATACATTTTAGGTAACTTTCAGTTTACTAACTATTTTCAGTACTGATGGCTTATTGCCTGAACTGTAATTCCCGAGCTTGAAGATTTTTACTGGCCGAAAAGCTGGTCCACAAACCATTTGGGATCGAATTTTTGAAGGTCTTCGTAGCCCTGACCTACCCCGAAAAAGAGAATTGGCTTGCCTGTGATGTAAGCAATGGATATGGCAGCTCCTCCTTTTGCATCAGCATCGATTTTTGTCAGGATAGATCCGTCAATCGGGACAGCATCATTGAATTGAGATGCCCTTTCTACCGCATCGTTTCCGGCTACGGCTTCGTCCACGAAGATTATAAGGTCCGGAGAGCTTACCCTGCAGATCTTTTCCATCTGGGCCATAAGGTTCATGTTTGTATGCATGCGGCCTGCCGTGTCGGAGAGCACAAAATCGATCTTGTGAGCTTTGGCATACTGGACAGCATCATAAATAACGGCTGCAGGGTCGGCTCCTGCCTGATGCTTTATCATCTTTACCCCCAGTCTGCTTGCATGAATCCCTAGCTGGTCAATAGCGCCTGCCCTGAATGTGTCTCCTGCGGCAAGAACTACGGAGTAACCCGATTTAAGCAGTCTGTGTGTCATCTTTGAAATGGAAGTCGTTTTTCCGGTTCCGTTAATCCCAACAAAAACGATGTGAACAGGTTTTTCCCGGTTCTTGACATAATCATCAAAATCAAAGGTATTGGCAGATACAACATCAAGAATTGCTTTCTTCAGAGCTACCTCAACTATTTCTCCGGTATTGCTCCCTATCCTTTTTGTCGTGCCTGTGAGCTGGTTCTTCACGGACTCAACAATTGCTTCTGAGACTGAGAGAGCAAGGTCACTTTCCAGGAGACCCATTTCGAGTTCCCACAGAGGCTCTTCCAGATCTTTGGCATCAAGATATACTTCCCTGTTAAACACGAGAGCTTTGGCTTTCTGAGCAAACCCGACTTTAGGAGTGAGCTTTTTGAAAAAAGATTTTTTCTCTTCAGAAGGCTTTTCTTCCTCTTCTTCTTCTTCTTCTATCTTCTCTGCAGCCTTCTTTCTGTCTTCAACCTTTTTCCTGTATTCGGCTTTTTTCAGATCCTCTATCGAAATACGGGCGACTTCCTGAGAAGCAGTTTCCTTTTCGATTTCGGGACTTTCTTCTTTCAGGGCAGCCTCAATGGTTTTTTCCTCAATTATGGGTTCGATTTCCTCTTCGAGGCTTTCTTCACTCTCAGGCACCTGTTCAACGATTACTGGTTCGACTTCCACTGCCTTTTCATCAATCGTTTTGCTAAATGCCTTCTTAAAACTCCCAAGTTTCTCTTTAAATTTATTGAACACAGGATCCATCCCGAAAAGATCAGTAAAAAATAGGTAAAATTTGATGAGTAATTGAAATTAGTAATCTAATATGCTAGAGTTATAGTTAGAGCTAACTAAATAATTAATGTTAATGATATTATCCGATTATCAAATCGGTTTTCGGATTCTTCGAATCCGTTACCTGTGCCTGAGCCAGGTTTTTCTCATGCCTGGCCAGGTTGATATTTTGCAGCTTCTGTTTCAAGGGCCTGCATTCCCTGTGCAAGTTTAGTCAGTGAAGCATTCATCTGCTCAAGGATTTTTGTAAGCTGCTCTTTGCGGCGGTTAAGAGTTTCGATAGCTTCCTCAGCAGTTTCCTCTGCACTGAAGCCTGCTCCGAGATTGACAATAACTTTCTCCGGATTCTTAACTTCAGCGTAAACGTAGGAACCAAAACCTACCGGAACCATCGTTTCTGCAGTCTTACCTGCTTCTGAAGCTGCTTTCAGCTCATTTATTGTCACAATGGTCTGATCGCAGCTGGCAATGGAAGCCTGTACCATGCTCATTTCCTGCCTGAGCGCTTCAGCCTGCCTCTGGAGTTCCTGATGCCTGGCTGCCAGAGTCCTGATCTCTTCACTGACTTCTGCCATATCCTTCACTCCTCAGCTACGCTTTCGATCTGGACCTGGCTTCTTTTAACGCCGTGTTTGCTTCCGAAGATCGAGTATGTCTTATCGGTCGCATTCTTTTCATTCTGGCTTTCGATCTTCTTTGTGAAGTTTTCCCAGGAATTTCCTGCTTTAAATTTGCCTTTAACAGTAAAACTCTTCATCATTACCACTCTTTTGCTGTAGCTTTATTCTGGAACAGATGGATGATATTCACTCCAGGAACCCAAGAGCTTCTTCTATTCTCCCGAGTTCCGGTCCTGTTGTCTCGGAGCCTGCTACAAAATTCTTTGAATTCGCGAGCAAGCCTGAACCAAGCATCTGGGTCCCGAAGTTAGTAGTCCCTATGTTTACCGGAAGTTCGAAGATCTCTTCCAGAGTTTCTCTTTCCGAAGCTGTCACTTTAGGGTGCACAAGAAGCCCTTTATTTGTAACGACTCCTGCCATCCCTACATTCTTAATCCCGGCAATTGTTCCCCTGTAGACCTCCACCTTAAGGGTTCTGGCAATGACTTCCAGAGCTCTG
The genomic region above belongs to Methanosarcina horonobensis HB-1 = JCM 15518 and contains:
- the proC gene encoding pyrroline-5-carboxylate reductase, which produces MTNRKIGFIGAGKMGSALMQGIIKAEIVPPENIGASDVYEPFLKELQAKLGIRVSTDNAVIVRESDILILAVKPQTLGSVLADLRNEITSEKLVISIAAGVPLSTYEGALLEGTRVVRVMPNIAATVSEAASGISPGKNATPEDVKAALEIFSAVGTAVQVPESLMDAVTGLSGSGPAFIFPVIEAMADGAVLEGMDRKSALTLAAQTVLGAAKMALETGMHPGELKDMVTSPAGTTIQGIHALEEAGIRAAFMNAVIRASERSKELGKK
- a CDS encoding peroxiredoxin, coding for MEAVSEQIHMPLIGEDAPSFTAVTTQGTINFPDDYKGKWVILFSHPADFTPVCTTEFMTFASMQEDFRKMNTELIGLSIDSIFSHIAWLKRIEEKIQYNGMKNVEVKFPVIADLKMDVAKKYGMVQPKASTTQAVRAVFIIDPEAKIRAILYYPLSTGRNMQEIKRLVIALQKNETEKVATPANWQPGDDVIIPPPNTMEGVKERLGKEEEGKCCLDWFICLKKDTQK
- the rpl18a gene encoding 50S ribosomal protein L18Ae, which produces MKSFTVKGKFKAGNSWENFTKKIESQNEKNATDKTYSIFGSKHGVKRSQVQIESVAEE
- a CDS encoding glutamate-5-semialdehyde dehydrogenase, translated to MAEDIETKVIKAKKASIELSSISEEVKNRVLKAMAEALDKERKIILEANSKDLEHAAGLKDAGKLTQALVDRLKVTDSKIDGMIAGIRDVIKLKDPVGETLSTLELDRDLILYQVSCPIGLIGVIFESRPDVVPQVMSLCLKSGNATIFKGGSEARESNRTIFDILVRAIESTEGMPKGAFQLMETREEIMSLLSLDAYVDLLIPRGSNEFVKFIQDNTKIPVLGHTSGICHIYVDEFADLDTAWKVCFDAKVQYPAVCNAIETLLVNRSIAETFLPKMAEMYIKAGVELRCDKDSYSLLTKKGLSSFSRATEEDWSLEYNDLILSIKLVDTIKEAIDHINTFGSHHTDGIITENASRRKEFIGLVDSSSVMVNASTRFADGYRYGKGAEVGISTNKIHSRGPVGMEGLLIYKYILMGKGQVVADYAGENAKPYTHRKLDLKFEDVN
- the proB gene encoding glutamate 5-kinase, whose protein sequence is MTDRKQFFHDVNKIVIKIGTSSITRKGCDNTKENCNIDPVFMESIAFQVSELRKQGKEIILVSSGAIGVGLNELGIAPKPREIPIRQAAAAVGQSILMQDWSRAFSKYGMKVAQILLTYEFYSDRVTYLNLRNSISTLLEYGVVPIINENDCTCTNEIEAIFGDNDKLSAMVASKIDADLLVILSDIDGLYDRNPKTHSDAKLLTLIKKITPEIESYGGDPTSFKGVGGMRTKIKAAKICSMAGCYVVIANSELEDAVLKIVSGEEIGTLFLAERHVQKNRARWIILARASGTIRVDAGAKAAVLGKNSLLPAGIMDVEGTFDRGDVVKLECEGKVFAKGITDYTSEELVKIKGTHTDRIESVLGYSNYNNVIKKENIGILEELN
- the pfdA gene encoding prefoldin subunit alpha, with product MAEVSEEIRTLAARHQELQRQAEALRQEMSMVQASIASCDQTIVTINELKAASEAGKTAETMVPVGFGSYVYAEVKNPEKVIVNLGAGFSAEETAEEAIETLNRRKEQLTKILEQMNASLTKLAQGMQALETEAAKYQPGQA
- the ftsY gene encoding signal recognition particle-docking protein FtsY — translated: MFNKFKEKLGSFKKAFSKTIDEKAVEVEPVIVEQVPESEESLEEEIEPIIEEKTIEAALKEESPEIEKETASQEVARISIEDLKKAEYRKKVEDRKKAAEKIEEEEEEEEKPSEEKKSFFKKLTPKVGFAQKAKALVFNREVYLDAKDLEEPLWELEMGLLESDLALSVSEAIVESVKNQLTGTTKRIGSNTGEIVEVALKKAILDVVSANTFDFDDYVKNREKPVHIVFVGINGTGKTTSISKMTHRLLKSGYSVVLAAGDTFRAGAIDQLGIHASRLGVKMIKHQAGADPAAVIYDAVQYAKAHKIDFVLSDTAGRMHTNMNLMAQMEKICRVSSPDLIIFVDEAVAGNDAVERASQFNDAVPIDGSILTKIDADAKGGAAISIAYITGKPILFFGVGQGYEDLQKFDPKWFVDQLFGQ
- a CDS encoding PspC domain-containing protein, which translates into the protein MKKLYRSKRNKIIAGVCGGIGEYLDVDPTLVRLLWVLLSLQGIGIIGYIIAWIIIPEEP
- a CDS encoding YbgA family protein; the encoded protein is MREFSRPKVVVSRCLEFDHCRYNGDMISSPVVVKLKKHADFLPVCPEVEIGLGVPRDPVRIILDGGDHRLIQPSSGKDVTENMKAFCTNFLDSIEDIDGFILKFRSPSCGFKDVKIYPSAGERGAVEKASGYFGGAVLEKYPHLAIEDEGRLRNARIKEHFLTKIFTFAAFRKVKSEGSMKDLINFHMQNKFLLMAYNQTELRKLGEIVANREDKPIKVLISDYEKHLQSALSRAPRYTATINVLMHAFGHFSDQLSSREKTLFFDWVQKYREGKASLCPALNTLRLWIVRFESNYLMHQTFFEPYPEDLMEIDPIESHLREDLWK